The Myxococcus xanthus genome contains the following window.
CGGGTACGGGGAAGAAGCAGACGACGACGTTCTCCGCGGACCTCAAGAGCCAGAAGCTGGACGCGGACGCGCTGATGATGAGCGAGGAGGAAGTCCAGGCGCGCGGCGGACCGCCGCCGGAGGAGCCGCCGTCGGATGACCCGACGCGCTTCAACGGCTACCGGGGCGACATCCGCTTCGCGGTGGGCACGCTGCGCTACATGGAGATGAACATGACCCAGGTGACGGGCGTGGTGAAGATGACCGACGACCTCATCACCGTGGAGAAGTTCTCCACGGGCGTCTACGGCGGACGCATCGTCGCGGACGGCACCACGATGCGCCTGGGCCCGCTGCCGGAGCAGCGCCCCTTCGAGGCGAAGGTGAAGGTGGAGGGCGTCGCGGTGGAGCAGGCGCTGACGCAATTCACGCCGCAGAAGGCCGTGACGGGCAAGTTCAACGGCAACGTGGACGTGAAGGGTGTGGGCTACACGCCCGACCAGCTCAAGCAGACGCTGCTCGGCGGCATCAACGGCGACCTGCTGGATGGCGAACTGCTGGGCAAGGACCTGGTGGCCTCGGTGTCCGAGCCGCTCGCCAAGGCGCTGCCCATCGCGGCCAAGGGCCTGAAGAACGAGCAAGTGACGAAGCTGGGCGGTGACCTGCCCTTCAGCGTTCAAATCAAGGACGGCGTGGCCCAGCTCTCCAAGCCGCTGACGTGGGCGCGGCCGGAGGCGGAGCTGAGCTTCGACGGCGGCATCCGGCTGGATGGCTCGCTGGACCTGACGGGCTCCGTGTCGCTGACGCCGTCCACGGTGAAGACGCTGACGCTGGGCAAGGTGACGCCGCCGGCCGCCATCCCCGTGGGCCTGAAGCTGACAGGCCCCGCGTGGAAGCCGGAGGTCACCAGCCTGGACGTGAAGCCTGCGGTGGCGCAAATCGCGAAGCTGGCGGCCTCGTCGCTGGCGGGCAACCTGATTGGCGGCGAGCGCGGCCAGCAGGTCCAGAGCATCATCGAAGGCGGCGAGGACAAGCTTCGCGCCGAAGCCGAAGCCAAGCGCAAGGAGCTGGAGGCCAAGGCCGCCGAGGAGAAGGCGCGCCTGGAGGCCGAGGCCAAGAAGCGCGCCGAGGAAGAAGCGAAGAAGCGCCTGCGCGGCCTCTTCGGGAAGTAGGGCCCGCGGCCCGCGCTCCCTGAAACACGCTGAAACAGTCGGGAAACAACGTGTTCACCTCGTCACCCGAGGCCTGCCCTCGGGGACGAGTGTGGCATGCGCCCTGCTAGGGCTTCCTGCCCGTTTCACGCGTCACAAGGGAGCGCGCGACATGCAGACGAGCGAGGACTTCGACCGCGGGGATTCGGTGACGCCGTCCAGCCCCGTGGTGGTGCCGGTACGCGAACACCATCGCGTGCTCATCATCGGAGGTGGCACCGCCGGAATCACGGTGGCCGCCCGGCTGGCGCGCGCCGGGCAGAAGGGCGTCGCCGTACTCGAGCCTTCCCAGCACCACTACTACCAACCCCTGTGGACGCTGGTGGGCGCCGGGGAGGCGCGCGTCGAGGACACCGTGCGCAACGAGTCCCGCCTCATCCCGCACGGCGTGAAGTGGGTGCGCGACGCCGCCACGGAGATAGACCCGGAGGCGAGGGAGGTCCTCACCCGCGGTGGCCTCCGCCTGGGCTACGACTTCCTCGTCGTCGCCCCTGGCATCCAGCTCGACTGGGACAAGGTCGCGGGCCTGCGCGAGGCGCTGAAGACGCCGCATGTCAGCAGCAACTACGACGTCCAGCTCGCGCCCAAGACGTGGCGCCTGCTCCAGAACTTCCAGGGTGGCACCGCGCTCTTCACCCAGCCCTCCACGCCCGTGAAGTGCGCCGGGGCCCCGCAGAAAATCATGTACCTGGCCGCGGACCACTTCCGCCGCACCGGCGTGATGGAGCGCACCAGCGTCGTCTTCGGCTCCGGAGCCAAGACCATCTTCGGCGTGAAGCCCTTCGCTTCCGTGCTGGATGGCGTGGTGCACCGCTACGGCATCACGCCCCGCTTCCAGCACAACCTCATCGCAGTGGACGGCGAGCGGCGCGAGGCCACCTTCGAGGCCACGCGCGACGGGCAGACGGAGCGCATCACCCTGGCCTACGACATGATGCACGTCACCCCGCCGCAGAGCGCGCCGGACTTCATCAAGCGCAGCCCGCTGTCCTGGCGGGAGGGTCCGAACGCCGGCTGGGTGAAGGCGGACAAGTACACGCTCCAGCACCCGGACCATCCGAACGTCTTCGCGCTCGGTGATGCGTCGGACCTGCCCACCAGCCGAACGGGCGCCGCCATCCGCAAGCAGGCGCCGGTGCTGGTGGAGAACCTCCTGGCCTACATGAAGGACCTGCCCCTGCCCGCGCGGTATGACGGCTACGCGTCCTGCCCTCTCACCACCGGCTACGGGCGCCTGCTGCTCGCCGAGTTCGACTACGACGGCAAGCCCGCGCCCACCATCCCCTTCATCGACACCATGCAGGAGCGGCGCGACATGTGGCTGCTGAAGAAGTACGGCCTGCCACGCCTCTACTGGGCATTCATGATGCGGGGCCTTGCGTAAGACGCCGGGAGCCGGGCTATGCACCGGCGATGCCCACCTCCCACCTCGCGCTCCCCGCTCTGGATGCCCTCGCGGGCCCCGTGCTCCTCGTGGACGACGCGCGGAAGGTGACCGCGCTCACGCCCGCGCTCGAAGCCCTGCTGGGCGGCACGCTGCGCGCTGGGACACCGCTGGCGCAGGTCCTGGGGCGCGCTGACGGCACGGAGCCGCTGGACGCCGTCCTGAAGAACGGGTGTGAGGCCTCTGTCCGCTTGCGCGTGGGTGGGCGCTCGAAGCCCGTGCGGGTGCGCGCCGTCCCCCTGGCGCGAGGGCCTCGGGCATCCGGGTGGGCCCTGCTCGTCTCGCCTGACGCGGTGGAAGAGACGAACGGTCGCGCGGAGCTGTTCCACGGCCTGTGGACCCAGGCGCCCGAGTTGCAGCGCGTCTTCCGCATCGTCGAGAAGGTGGCCCGCACCGAGTCCAGCGTGCTCGTTCGCGGGGAGTCGGGCACCGGCAAGGAGCACATCGCTCACGCGCTGCATGCGCTGTCGGCACGGGCGCGAGGGCCGTTTCGCGCCATCAACTGCGCGGCGCTGCCGCCCAACCTGCTGGAGAGCGAGCTGTTCGGCCATGTGCGCGGCGCCTTCACGGGCGCGGTGCGCGACAGCCCAGGACATTTCCGGCTCGCGGACAAGGGCTCGCTGTTCCTGGACGAGGTGGCGGAGATGCCCCTGGACCTCCAGGCGAAGATGCTGCGCGTGCTGGAGACGCGCACCGTCATCCCCGTGGGAGGCCGCCAGCCCGTGCCCGTGGACGTGCGCATCATCGCCGCCACGCACCGGCCGCTTCGGCGCGAAGTGGAGACGGGGCGCTTCCGCGCGGACTTGATGTACCGCCTGCGCGTGGTGCCGCTCTTCCTCCCCACGCTGCGGGAGCGACGAGGCGACATCCTCCCACTGGCCCTGCGGTTCCTGGAGGAACTGCACCAGCGAGGCGCCCGCCGCGTGGAGCGCTTCTCTCCTGGCGCCCGCCGCTTGCTGGAGGAGCACCCCTGGCCCGGCAACGTGCGCGAACTGCGCAACGTGATGGAGTACGCCTACGTCATTGGCGAAGGCCCGGTGGTTCGAGAGGCGGACCTGCCACCGGAGTTCTCCGAGCAGCGGCAGGCCGCTCCCGCGAAGCTGCCGCCTCCGGATGCCTCGCTGGAGCCGGAACGGATCCGCGCCGCGCTCGCCCAGGCGGGCGGCAACCGCTCCGAGGCCGCGCGCCTGCTCGGCGTCAGCCGCGTGACGCTGTGGCGGCGCCTGCGCGACCTGGGTGCGACGGCGGAGCGCTGAGCGACGGGCGGACGTCGGCCACGAAACACCACGAGCATGGCCCTCAAACGACGTTTCACGCCTGTTTCAGGTGCGTTTCACGCCTGCGCGCTTGAAGCATGCCGTCTTGCCCGCAAGGTCCGTTCCCGCGGTGCC
Protein-coding sequences here:
- a CDS encoding NAD(P)/FAD-dependent oxidoreductase; translated protein: MQTSEDFDRGDSVTPSSPVVVPVREHHRVLIIGGGTAGITVAARLARAGQKGVAVLEPSQHHYYQPLWTLVGAGEARVEDTVRNESRLIPHGVKWVRDAATEIDPEAREVLTRGGLRLGYDFLVVAPGIQLDWDKVAGLREALKTPHVSSNYDVQLAPKTWRLLQNFQGGTALFTQPSTPVKCAGAPQKIMYLAADHFRRTGVMERTSVVFGSGAKTIFGVKPFASVLDGVVHRYGITPRFQHNLIAVDGERREATFEATRDGQTERITLAYDMMHVTPPQSAPDFIKRSPLSWREGPNAGWVKADKYTLQHPDHPNVFALGDASDLPTSRTGAAIRKQAPVLVENLLAYMKDLPLPARYDGYASCPLTTGYGRLLLAEFDYDGKPAPTIPFIDTMQERRDMWLLKKYGLPRLYWAFMMRGLA
- a CDS encoding sigma-54 interaction domain-containing protein — its product is MPTSHLALPALDALAGPVLLVDDARKVTALTPALEALLGGTLRAGTPLAQVLGRADGTEPLDAVLKNGCEASVRLRVGGRSKPVRVRAVPLARGPRASGWALLVSPDAVEETNGRAELFHGLWTQAPELQRVFRIVEKVARTESSVLVRGESGTGKEHIAHALHALSARARGPFRAINCAALPPNLLESELFGHVRGAFTGAVRDSPGHFRLADKGSLFLDEVAEMPLDLQAKMLRVLETRTVIPVGGRQPVPVDVRIIAATHRPLRREVETGRFRADLMYRLRVVPLFLPTLRERRGDILPLALRFLEELHQRGARRVERFSPGARRLLEEHPWPGNVRELRNVMEYAYVIGEGPVVREADLPPEFSEQRQAAPAKLPPPDASLEPERIRAALAQAGGNRSEAARLLGVSRVTLWRRLRDLGATAER